A portion of the Roseovarius sp. SCSIO 43702 genome contains these proteins:
- the hisC gene encoding histidinol-phosphate transaminase, with protein sequence MNSPLPHDLIRKEVRDLSEYNAGLALDRFRDAYGIDCVAKLDSNESPLGPSPRAIEAMREAAQGVARYPDAASGALRAAIARSTGAEADRIIIGNGSEDLIGVLFRAIIRAGDHVVTICPSFGLHEFGAQAFGARVTKLPFEADWSFPVEAMKAELRGAPRVLIFSSPSNPAGPAIREEAFRAIVTAADPATLICFDEAYVEFIEARHRFDALGLLQASGKPYIVLRTFSKAYGLAGARVGYGIASSAEMIKALMRMRNPFGVNAMAAAGAIEAMADTAHLERVLEDATTERQRVASALTGKGYACAPSQTNFVFFDTGRPASEFTEELRRKGILIKGWQEPPFTTWARVTMGTEAENDAFLAALPDISGKAA encoded by the coding sequence ATGAACTCACCCCTGCCCCACGATCTGATCCGCAAGGAGGTTCGTGACCTGTCCGAATACAATGCCGGCCTCGCGTTGGACCGTTTCCGCGACGCCTATGGCATCGATTGCGTCGCCAAGCTCGACAGCAATGAAAGCCCCCTCGGCCCCTCGCCCCGCGCGATCGAGGCCATGCGCGAAGCGGCACAGGGCGTCGCCCGCTATCCCGATGCGGCCAGTGGCGCCCTGCGCGCCGCCATCGCGCGCAGCACCGGCGCCGAGGCGGATCGCATCATCATCGGCAACGGGTCGGAAGATCTGATCGGCGTGCTTTTCCGGGCCATCATCCGCGCGGGCGATCATGTGGTGACGATCTGCCCCAGCTTCGGCTTGCACGAATTCGGCGCGCAGGCCTTTGGCGCGCGCGTGACGAAACTGCCATTCGAGGCGGACTGGTCCTTTCCGGTCGAAGCGATGAAGGCCGAGTTGCGCGGCGCGCCGCGCGTCCTGATCTTCTCCTCGCCCAGCAACCCCGCCGGTCCCGCGATACGCGAAGAGGCGTTTCGCGCCATCGTGACGGCCGCCGACCCCGCGACGCTGATCTGTTTCGACGAGGCCTATGTAGAGTTCATCGAAGCGCGACACCGTTTCGACGCTCTGGGTCTCCTGCAAGCGTCGGGCAAGCCTTACATCGTGTTGCGCACGTTCTCGAAGGCTTACGGCCTCGCCGGTGCACGGGTGGGATATGGCATCGCCAGCTCTGCCGAGATGATCAAGGCGCTGATGAGGATGCGCAATCCCTTCGGCGTCAACGCGATGGCCGCCGCGGGGGCGATCGAAGCGATGGCAGACACGGCCCATCTGGAACGCGTGCTCGAGGATGCGACAACCGAGCGCCAAAGGGTTGCCAGCGCCCTCACCGGGAAGGGCTATGCCTGCGCGCCCAGCCAGACGAATTTCGTCTTCTTCGACACGGGGCGTCCCGCCTCGGAATTCACCGAAGAGCTTCGGCGCAAGGGTATTCTCATCAAGGGTTGGCAAGAGCCGCCCTTTACCACCTGGGCGCGCGTCACCATGGGCACGGAGGCCGAGAATGATGCCTTCCTCGCCGCCCTGCCCGATATCAGCGGCAAGGCGGCCTGA
- a CDS encoding FAD-binding oxidoreductase, which yields MQTSPVADRLACALDDLHPLFGDRLLTSDAAREHHGSGESHLPAQWPDAVIMVQSTEEVADVLRVAHRHGVPVIPFGAGSSLEGQIHAPHGGISIDLSRMDDIIAVNAEDMDCTVACGVTRQALNEHLRDTGLFFPVDLGAHASLGGMASTRASGTTTVRYGSMRDLVLGLTVVMSDGQIIRTGGRARKSSAGYDLTRLMIGSEGTLGIITELTLRLFGIPEAAQSAMCSFASIEKATETVVAALQCGLCLNRIELADTVQMRAINSYSATDLPEHPTLWIELTGSGAQVAHDMEVLRDLAEGAIRFDTAGTADEATRLWRTRHDALYAARALRPGIKGISTDVCVPVSQLPDCISGIMDVIATTSIIAPLIGHVGDGNFHLVLLYDPADPDEVREAQLINSSLVKMAIAMGGTCTGEHGVGLGKKAYLDAEHGPALDVMRRIKCALDPAGIMNPGKIFDL from the coding sequence ATGCAGACATCTCCTGTGGCTGACCGCCTCGCCTGCGCATTGGATGACCTGCATCCTCTCTTCGGCGATCGCCTGCTGACATCGGACGCGGCACGCGAACATCACGGCAGCGGCGAATCGCATCTGCCTGCGCAATGGCCGGATGCGGTCATCATGGTGCAATCCACCGAAGAGGTGGCGGATGTGCTCCGCGTGGCCCACCGGCATGGTGTGCCTGTCATCCCCTTCGGCGCCGGATCGTCGCTCGAAGGACAGATCCACGCACCCCATGGCGGGATCAGCATCGACCTGTCTCGGATGGACGACATTATCGCGGTCAACGCGGAGGACATGGATTGCACCGTGGCCTGCGGCGTCACCCGGCAGGCGCTCAACGAACATCTGCGCGATACCGGTCTTTTCTTTCCCGTCGATCTGGGCGCCCATGCCAGCCTCGGTGGCATGGCCTCGACCCGCGCCTCGGGCACGACGACCGTGCGATACGGCTCGATGCGCGATCTGGTGCTGGGCCTGACTGTGGTCATGTCCGACGGGCAGATCATCAGGACCGGGGGGCGAGCGCGAAAATCCTCCGCCGGGTATGACCTGACGCGGCTGATGATCGGCTCCGAGGGCACCTTGGGTATAATCACCGAGCTGACCCTGCGCCTTTTCGGCATCCCCGAGGCCGCGCAAAGCGCGATGTGCAGCTTTGCCAGTATCGAAAAGGCCACCGAGACAGTCGTCGCGGCCCTGCAATGCGGGCTCTGCCTCAACCGGATCGAGCTGGCCGATACTGTGCAGATGCGCGCGATCAACAGCTATTCCGCCACCGACCTGCCAGAGCATCCGACCCTCTGGATCGAGCTGACCGGCTCGGGCGCGCAGGTGGCGCATGACATGGAGGTGCTGCGCGATCTGGCAGAGGGCGCGATCCGCTTCGACACGGCCGGAACAGCCGACGAGGCGACGCGGCTCTGGCGCACCCGGCACGACGCGCTTTATGCCGCGCGTGCGCTCCGGCCCGGCATCAAGGGGATCTCCACGGATGTCTGCGTGCCCGTGTCGCAGCTTCCGGACTGCATCAGCGGTATCATGGACGTGATCGCCACCACCTCGATCATCGCGCCACTGATCGGACATGTGGGCGACGGCAACTTTCATCTGGTGCTGCTCTACGATCCTGCCGACCCCGACGAAGTTCGCGAGGCGCAGCTTATCAACAGCAGCCTGGTCAAGATGGCCATCGCGATGGGTGGCACCTGCACCGGCGAGCATGGGGTCGGCCTCGGCAAAAAAGCCTATCTGGACGCCGAACACGGCCCCGCGCTCGACGTGATGCGCCGCATCAAGTGCGCACTTGACCCGGCAGGCATCATGAACCCCGGCAAGATCTTCGACCTTTGA
- a CDS encoding ABC transporter substrate-binding protein — protein sequence MTFSMNRRSLLLGAGAMGGAAILGLSGQPLRAATPQAGGTLRLGIGSFDSGETLDPQVNETKFMQNLQWQLRNNLIEIGAGGVLVPELATSWEPNDDMTVWVFKLRQGVEFHNGKTMDADDVVFSINLHRGPDTISQTKSLVAVIKDVQATAPDEVTITLNEPNAGFPPVLALTTMLIVPKDDMNFDAGIGTGGYILETYEPGIKSIARKNPNYWKEDRAHFDAIEMLAIRDVNARTTALQTGQIDVMNSVDPTTANLMAAMPGVDLVQTQGKVHYCFSMYTTDPLFQDVRVRKAMKLAIDRQDMVDKVLNGYGSIANDQPISEAYRYHNPDLPQHSYDPEQARALLKEAGSEGLTTTLHASNTPFTGAVEAAQLFAEHAAKAGITINVAREPEDGYWSNIWGKKPFFASRWSGRANEDLMLSLAYSREALGGYNATNWDNEAFNTALIAARSERDDAKRRELYYECQRILSDEGGLIAPVWADFLDAKASKVGTPEEISGDWDLDGNRCGERWWFNA from the coding sequence ATGACATTTTCGATGAACCGACGCAGTCTTCTCCTGGGTGCCGGCGCCATGGGCGGCGCTGCAATCCTCGGCCTTTCGGGGCAGCCGCTGCGCGCCGCGACACCGCAGGCCGGCGGAACCCTGCGCCTCGGGATCGGCAGTTTCGATTCGGGCGAAACGCTGGATCCGCAGGTGAACGAGACGAAGTTCATGCAGAACCTGCAATGGCAGCTGCGCAACAACCTGATCGAGATCGGCGCCGGCGGCGTTCTCGTCCCCGAGCTGGCGACCAGCTGGGAGCCGAATGACGACATGACCGTCTGGGTGTTCAAGCTGCGCCAGGGCGTCGAATTCCACAACGGCAAGACGATGGACGCTGACGACGTTGTCTTTTCGATCAACCTGCACCGCGGTCCCGACACCATCAGCCAGACCAAATCGCTGGTGGCCGTTATCAAGGACGTGCAGGCAACCGCGCCCGACGAGGTGACGATCACCCTCAACGAGCCGAATGCCGGCTTCCCCCCCGTTCTGGCGCTGACCACCATGCTCATCGTGCCCAAAGATGACATGAATTTCGACGCCGGCATCGGCACGGGCGGCTATATCCTCGAGACCTACGAACCGGGCATCAAATCCATCGCTAGGAAGAACCCCAACTACTGGAAAGAGGATCGCGCCCATTTCGACGCCATCGAGATGCTGGCGATCCGCGACGTCAACGCGCGCACGACCGCGCTGCAGACCGGCCAGATCGACGTCATGAACTCGGTCGATCCGACCACCGCGAACCTCATGGCGGCCATGCCCGGCGTGGACCTCGTGCAGACACAGGGCAAGGTGCATTACTGCTTCAGCATGTACACGACCGATCCGCTGTTCCAGGACGTGCGCGTGCGCAAGGCGATGAAGCTGGCCATCGACCGTCAGGACATGGTGGACAAGGTGCTGAACGGCTATGGCTCCATCGCCAACGATCAGCCGATCTCCGAGGCGTATCGCTATCATAATCCCGACCTGCCGCAGCACAGCTATGACCCGGAACAGGCCAGAGCGCTGCTGAAGGAGGCCGGCTCGGAAGGTTTGACGACCACGCTCCACGCGTCGAACACGCCCTTCACCGGCGCCGTCGAGGCCGCGCAGCTCTTTGCCGAGCATGCGGCGAAGGCAGGCATCACGATCAACGTCGCGCGCGAGCCCGAAGATGGCTACTGGTCCAACATCTGGGGCAAGAAGCCGTTCTTTGCCTCGCGCTGGTCGGGCCGTGCCAACGAGGACCTGATGCTCAGCCTCGCCTATTCGCGCGAGGCCCTGGGCGGTTACAACGCGACCAACTGGGACAACGAGGCGTTCAATACCGCGCTGATCGCCGCCCGCTCGGAGAGGGATGATGCCAAGCGCCGCGAACTCTATTATGAATGCCAGCGCATTCTGTCGGATGAGGGCGGGCTGATCGCACCGGTCTGGGCCGATTTCCTCGATGCGAAGGCCTCCAAGGTGGGCACGCCCGAAGAGATCTCGGGTGACTGGGATCTGGATGGAAACCGCTGCGGCGAGCGGTGGTGGTTCAACGCCTGA
- a CDS encoding LysR family transcriptional regulator, producing MQSPLPPLRALQAFESFGRLGSVTAAARELGVTAGAISQQIKILEAQLKIPLIMKDGRRASLAPGARSYHELLSSGFEKLRQAQGLLTERMADREVEISGLPTLLLKWLNPRLHRFDAPDRAVSFRLEATHVEPEVQFLNRMFRLTYGAASEAHPHRRALFHDVCFPVCSPDFLARHPEAAEPETMNALPWIDIDWGPAYANIPRLGDWLTAQGAPGPRVKPLSVHSLSGSALEAAAGGQGITLAQQSFASVDLRLGRLVRLSEASIPMPDPYHICWAPMLLENEVARSFLNWILSEARAD from the coding sequence ATGCAATCTCCTCTTCCGCCGTTGCGCGCGCTGCAAGCCTTCGAGAGTTTCGGGCGTCTCGGCTCGGTGACCGCCGCGGCGCGGGAACTGGGCGTGACGGCGGGAGCCATCAGCCAGCAGATCAAGATTCTCGAAGCACAGCTCAAGATACCGCTCATCATGAAGGACGGACGCCGCGCTTCGCTCGCGCCCGGCGCGCGATCTTATCATGAGCTGCTATCGTCCGGCTTCGAGAAACTGCGGCAAGCGCAGGGATTGCTGACCGAGCGCATGGCCGACCGCGAGGTGGAAATATCGGGTCTGCCGACGTTGCTGCTCAAATGGCTGAACCCGCGTCTGCATCGCTTCGACGCGCCCGACCGGGCCGTCTCGTTCCGCCTCGAGGCCACGCATGTCGAGCCCGAGGTGCAGTTTCTGAACCGCATGTTTCGCCTGACCTATGGTGCCGCCTCCGAGGCGCATCCGCATCGCCGGGCGCTTTTTCACGACGTCTGCTTCCCGGTATGTTCGCCCGATTTTCTGGCGCGTCATCCCGAGGCGGCGGAACCCGAGACGATGAATGCGCTGCCGTGGATCGATATCGACTGGGGTCCTGCCTACGCCAACATCCCGCGGCTTGGCGATTGGCTGACCGCGCAGGGCGCACCCGGTCCGCGCGTCAAGCCGTTGTCGGTGCATTCCCTCTCGGGCTCGGCGCTCGAGGCGGCGGCGGGCGGGCAGGGCATCACGCTGGCGCAGCAATCCTTCGCGTCGGTGGACCTGCGCCTCGGACGTCTCGTCCGGCTGTCGGAAGCAAGTATTCCGATGCCCGACCCCTACCATATCTGCTGGGCGCCCATGCTGTTGGAGAACGAGGTCGCGCGCTCGTTCCTGAACTGGATCCTGTCCGAGGCGCGGGCTGACTGA
- a CDS encoding ABC transporter ATP-binding protein — protein MTDLLLAMTDIRIEGRSDRRWKPIIKGVDLALNKGEILGLIGESGAGKSTLGLAAMGYTKGGCRISGGSIKFDGKELVGAGKNTLRKLRGKRIAYVAQSAAAAFNPAYKLIDQYCEGPVKHGVMSHAEAQRDAVELYRKIRLPDPDQIGFRYPHQVSGGQLQRAMTAMAMSCRPDLIIFDEPTTALDVTTQIEVLAAIRDIVREYDTAAIYITHDLAIVAQMADRIKVLLRGEEVEDAPAREMLANPREDYTKSLWAVRDFRRAPMPLPDMDAAPLLQIDNVTAGYGAVNILEDINLSITRGSTVAIVGESGSGKSTLARVIMGLLPPWEGSIQFDGTPLPPSSRDRTPDLQRHVQMIHQMADTALNPKQRIRDVIGRPLEFFLGLKGKAKEARTRELLSLIELDPDEFIDRLPGELSGGQKQRICIARALAAEPEFIICDEVTSALDQLVAEGILRLLDRLQREMGLTYMFITHDLATVRSIADEVVVMQHGRIVEQGSKDDIFSPPHAEYTELLLSSVPEMDPDWLTNLLAERGVQ, from the coding sequence ATGACCGACCTTCTGCTGGCCATGACCGATATCCGCATCGAAGGCCGCTCGGACCGGCGGTGGAAACCGATCATCAAGGGCGTCGATCTGGCGCTGAACAAGGGCGAGATCCTCGGCCTCATCGGCGAGAGCGGCGCGGGCAAGTCGACGCTCGGCCTTGCCGCGATGGGCTATACCAAGGGCGGCTGCCGCATCTCCGGCGGTTCGATCAAGTTCGACGGGAAGGAGCTGGTCGGCGCAGGCAAGAACACCCTGCGCAAGCTGCGCGGCAAGCGCATAGCCTATGTCGCGCAATCGGCGGCAGCGGCCTTCAACCCCGCCTACAAGCTGATCGACCAGTACTGCGAGGGCCCGGTGAAACACGGCGTCATGAGCCACGCCGAGGCCCAGCGCGATGCGGTCGAGCTTTATCGCAAGATTCGCCTGCCCGACCCCGACCAGATCGGCTTTCGCTATCCGCATCAGGTCTCGGGCGGGCAGCTGCAGCGCGCGATGACGGCGATGGCGATGTCCTGTCGACCCGACCTCATCATCTTTGACGAGCCGACCACCGCGCTCGACGTGACGACCCAGATCGAAGTGCTGGCCGCGATCCGCGACATCGTCCGCGAATACGATACGGCCGCGATCTACATCACCCATGATCTCGCGATCGTCGCGCAGATGGCCGACCGGATCAAGGTGCTCTTGCGCGGCGAAGAAGTCGAGGACGCGCCCGCGCGTGAGATGCTGGCGAACCCGCGGGAGGATTACACCAAATCGCTCTGGGCCGTGCGCGATTTTCGCCGCGCGCCGATGCCCCTGCCCGACATGGACGCGGCGCCCCTCCTGCAGATCGACAACGTCACGGCCGGCTATGGCGCAGTAAATATCCTGGAAGACATCAACCTCAGCATCACCCGCGGCTCGACCGTCGCCATCGTCGGCGAGAGCGGGTCGGGCAAGTCCACGCTGGCGCGGGTCATCATGGGTCTCCTGCCGCCGTGGGAGGGATCGATCCAGTTCGATGGCACGCCCCTGCCCCCGTCCAGCCGCGATCGCACGCCGGATCTGCAGCGCCATGTGCAGATGATTCACCAGATGGCCGACACCGCCCTCAACCCCAAGCAGCGGATCCGCGACGTGATCGGCCGTCCGCTCGAGTTCTTCCTCGGGCTCAAGGGCAAGGCCAAGGAGGCGCGCACCCGCGAATTGCTGAGCCTGATCGAGCTTGACCCCGACGAGTTCATCGACCGCCTGCCCGGTGAGCTTTCGGGCGGGCAAAAGCAGCGGATCTGCATTGCGCGCGCACTGGCCGCCGAGCCCGAGTTCATAATCTGCGACGAGGTGACATCGGCGCTGGACCAATTGGTCGCCGAGGGCATCCTGCGCCTGCTGGACCGCCTGCAACGCGAGATGGGGCTGACCTACATGTTCATCACCCACGATCTGGCCACGGTCCGTTCGATCGCGGACGAGGTGGTGGTGATGCAGCATGGCCGCATTGTCGAGCAGGGCAGCAAGGACGATATCTTCTCGCCGCCACACGCCGAATATACCGAGCTGCTTTTGTCCTCCGTGCCCGAGATGGACCCCGACTGGCTGACGAACCTTCTGGCCGAAAGGGGCGTGCAATGA
- a CDS encoding 2Fe-2S iron-sulfur cluster-binding protein, with product MADGFRTFRVADKRRESDIITSFHLVPVDGGALWPVRPGQYLTLKMPGEGAPVLKTYSVSNAAAETEHHRITVKREAGQNGAPDGLGSCWLHDRIEVGDEIEIAPPRGHFVLNEESRRPVMLLSGGVGLTPLVSMLHSLEGTGRDVYFIHACENGAVHALRDEVTVLADEHIRTLFVYRAPGEADRSAGAFHAEGMIDKAFLQSHLPLGDYEVYLCGPAPFMAAMYQLLRELGLPKDRIAYEFFGKATSLDKLAEAPAPARAPARNAAPAIRSLVNLTDPDAWATEETVVEVAEQPSPEVAQADVRFRRSGVSEQWDGAADSLLELAENAGLNPEFSCRAGICNSCKCGLVSGEVEYFEEPLSPPEAGKVLICCARPKGPVVLDI from the coding sequence ATGGCGGACGGTTTCCGGACCTTTCGCGTCGCCGACAAGCGGCGCGAGAGCGATATCATCACGTCCTTTCACCTGGTGCCGGTGGATGGCGGTGCGCTTTGGCCGGTGAGGCCGGGGCAGTATCTGACGCTGAAAATGCCGGGTGAAGGCGCGCCGGTGCTCAAGACCTATTCGGTCTCGAACGCCGCCGCCGAGACGGAGCATCACCGCATCACGGTCAAGCGCGAGGCGGGCCAGAACGGCGCGCCCGATGGTCTTGGCTCGTGCTGGCTGCATGACCGGATCGAGGTCGGCGACGAGATCGAGATCGCTCCGCCGCGAGGCCATTTCGTGCTGAACGAAGAGAGCCGGCGCCCGGTTATGCTGCTTTCGGGCGGGGTCGGGTTGACGCCGCTGGTGTCGATGCTGCACAGCCTCGAGGGGACGGGCCGCGATGTCTATTTCATTCATGCCTGTGAAAACGGCGCCGTCCACGCGCTGCGGGACGAGGTGACGGTTCTGGCGGATGAGCATATTCGCACCCTCTTTGTCTATCGCGCGCCGGGTGAGGCGGATCGCAGCGCCGGCGCGTTTCATGCCGAGGGGATGATCGACAAGGCATTCCTGCAAAGCCACCTGCCGCTCGGCGATTACGAGGTCTACCTTTGTGGCCCCGCGCCCTTCATGGCGGCGATGTATCAGCTTTTGCGGGAGTTGGGGCTGCCCAAGGACCGGATTGCCTACGAGTTCTTCGGCAAGGCCACGTCTCTCGACAAGCTTGCAGAGGCGCCAGCGCCGGCAAGGGCGCCCGCGCGCAATGCGGCGCCCGCGATCCGCTCGCTGGTCAACCTGACCGATCCCGACGCATGGGCGACCGAGGAAACCGTTGTCGAAGTGGCCGAGCAGCCCTCGCCCGAGGTTGCGCAGGCGGATGTGCGGTTCCGACGGTCCGGGGTATCGGAGCAGTGGGATGGCGCAGCGGATTCCCTGCTGGAGCTGGCCGAGAATGCGGGGCTGAACCCTGAATTCAGCTGCCGCGCGGGGATCTGCAACAGCTGCAAATGCGGGCTTGTTTCCGGCGAGGTCGAGTATTTCGAAGAGCCGCTCAGCCCGCCCGAGGCGGGCAAGGTCCTGATCTGCTGCGCGCGTCCCAAGGGGCCGGTGGTGTTGGATATCTGA
- a CDS encoding ABC transporter permease: MQQILHALRDAPVSAWVGIAIVTLYAILAILAPLLAPFPEAASIGAQYQPWEAPHYLGTDALGRDVLSRLIYGARNTVGIALVTTALAFLLGTSMGLLAAIIGGWFDALTARVVDVLMAIPPLIFALLILTITGTSVLALVLVIAVLDSTRVYRLSRAVAQGIMTMDYIEVARMRGEGLGWLIRREVLPNAAAPLIAEFGLRFCFVFLFISALSFLGLGLQPPTADWGGMVRESAKLIGFANFSSFQAATFGLAPLLPAGAIALLTIGVNLIVDWVLHMSSGLKE; the protein is encoded by the coding sequence ATGCAACAGATACTCCACGCGCTGCGCGATGCGCCGGTCTCGGCATGGGTCGGAATCGCCATTGTCACTCTCTACGCCATCCTCGCCATCCTCGCGCCGCTGCTTGCGCCCTTTCCCGAGGCGGCGTCCATCGGTGCGCAATACCAGCCCTGGGAGGCGCCGCACTACCTCGGAACCGATGCACTCGGACGCGATGTGCTGTCGCGGCTTATCTACGGCGCGCGCAATACGGTCGGCATCGCCCTCGTGACGACGGCGCTCGCGTTTCTGCTGGGAACCAGCATGGGCCTCTTGGCGGCGATCATCGGCGGCTGGTTCGATGCGCTGACCGCGCGCGTGGTCGATGTGCTGATGGCGATCCCGCCGCTCATCTTTGCCCTCCTGATCCTGACGATCACCGGCACCTCCGTGCTTGCGCTGGTGCTGGTCATCGCCGTGCTGGACAGCACGCGCGTCTATCGCCTCTCGCGGGCGGTGGCGCAGGGGATCATGACGATGGATTATATCGAGGTCGCGCGGATGCGCGGCGAAGGGCTTGGCTGGTTGATCCGGCGCGAGGTGCTGCCGAACGCCGCCGCGCCGCTCATCGCCGAGTTCGGGCTGCGCTTCTGCTTTGTCTTTCTATTCATCTCGGCGCTGTCGTTCCTCGGGCTGGGCCTGCAGCCGCCGACCGCCGACTGGGGCGGCATGGTCCGCGAGAGCGCCAAGCTCATCGGTTTCGCCAATTTCTCGTCCTTTCAGGCGGCAACCTTCGGCCTCGCGCCGTTGCTGCCGGCAGGGGCCATTGCCCTGCTGACCATCGGGGTGAACCTGATCGTCGACTGGGTGCTGCACATGTCCTCGGGCCTCAAGGAGTAA
- a CDS encoding aromatic ring-hydroxylating dioxygenase subunit alpha produces the protein MFLKNAWYVAAWSDEIVGELQQVKVLGEKICMFRNSEGEVIAMEDACPHRKLPLSKGRIKDDNVECGYHGLTFDCAGQCVWAPGGGRIPSAAKVRPYPVHEKYGLVWIWMGNAAIADPEEIIDIPNFDSPDWGINRGAAMELKCNYLLMCDNLLDPTHVAWVHESSFAADATKDTPLRVTKTDTGVIVHRWMMDHEPAPFYKKVIEFEGNCDRLQHYEVRYPSHALIRAVFTPAGTGGVDGPLHDKTFVMDSYNFMTPTTETETRYYWFQLRNVRPDDEELSKMMSEDVRGAFEEDRAVLNEVQIGMTEKTSPHIDLHIDAGQLRFRRQLEAMIAEEAMVDAKLSQ, from the coding sequence ATGTTCTTGAAAAATGCCTGGTATGTCGCCGCATGGAGTGACGAGATCGTCGGCGAGCTTCAGCAGGTCAAGGTCCTCGGCGAGAAGATCTGCATGTTCCGCAACTCCGAGGGCGAAGTGATCGCCATGGAGGATGCCTGCCCCCACCGCAAGCTGCCGCTCTCGAAGGGGCGCATCAAGGACGACAATGTCGAATGCGGCTATCACGGCCTGACCTTCGATTGCGCGGGCCAGTGCGTCTGGGCACCGGGCGGCGGGCGCATCCCCTCGGCGGCGAAGGTGCGCCCCTATCCGGTGCACGAGAAGTACGGTCTGGTCTGGATCTGGATGGGCAATGCCGCCATCGCGGATCCCGAGGAGATCATCGACATTCCGAACTTCGACAGCCCCGACTGGGGGATCAATCGCGGCGCGGCGATGGAGCTCAAGTGCAACTACCTGCTGATGTGCGACAACCTGCTCGATCCCACCCATGTCGCCTGGGTCCACGAATCCTCCTTTGCGGCAGACGCGACCAAGGATACGCCCCTGCGCGTGACCAAGACCGACACGGGCGTCATCGTGCATCGCTGGATGATGGATCACGAGCCGGCGCCGTTCTACAAGAAGGTCATCGAGTTCGAGGGCAATTGCGACCGCCTGCAGCATTACGAGGTCCGCTATCCCAGCCATGCGCTCATCCGCGCGGTGTTCACCCCCGCGGGTACCGGTGGCGTCGATGGGCCGCTGCACGACAAGACATTTGTCATGGACAGCTACAACTTCATGACGCCAACGACCGAGACCGAAACGCGCTATTACTGGTTCCAACTGCGCAACGTGCGCCCCGATGACGAAGAGCTGTCGAAGATGATGAGCGAGGACGTGCGGGGCGCATTCGAAGAGGACCGCGCGGTACTCAACGAGGTGCAGATCGGCATGACCGAGAAAACCTCGCCGCATATCGACCTGCACATAGACGCGGGCCAACTTCGCTTCCGCCGGCAACTCGAGGCGATGATCGCCGAAGAGGCCATGGTCGACGCCAAGCTGAGCCAGTAA
- a CDS encoding succinylglutamate desuccinylase/aspartoacylase family protein: MSLSFGTVASTLDLDSPGKRAGQFGLTHSGNRYAFSTIRAPLGVIRGGDGPTALVCAGNHGDEYEGQIIVRRLYERLAPEDVAGRLILAPALNMPSIEAAQRVSPLDGGNLNRSFPGAPFSGPTREIAGFVATQLMPLADLAVDLHSGGTGCNYLDAAYLCLTGDAARDGQTRDLARAMGLPFAMVVPPSDTPGDFDSAAHDAGCAMLSCELGGEGKVSLRALEAGWQGVLRVLAGQGLLADGVAERLGAAPGPQTRFLDLGAGAAHVTSDHHALAEPLVRIGQSVEAGQPVALLRDLHRLDAGAHDLTASRGGVVAIQRSGGIVAPGDHLAVICPELDARGLDALLAQAGAA; the protein is encoded by the coding sequence ATGAGCCTGAGTTTCGGAACCGTGGCGAGCACGCTCGACCTAGACAGCCCCGGCAAGCGTGCGGGGCAGTTCGGGCTGACCCATTCAGGCAACCGTTACGCCTTTTCCACGATCCGGGCTCCACTGGGCGTCATCCGCGGCGGGGACGGCCCCACCGCGCTGGTCTGCGCAGGCAATCACGGCGACGAATACGAAGGGCAGATCATCGTGCGGCGCCTCTATGAGCGGCTCGCGCCCGAGGATGTTGCCGGCCGGCTCATCCTCGCGCCGGCGCTCAACATGCCCAGCATCGAGGCGGCGCAGCGTGTCTCGCCTCTCGATGGCGGCAACCTCAACCGCAGCTTCCCCGGCGCCCCCTTCAGCGGGCCGACGCGCGAGATCGCGGGGTTCGTCGCCACGCAACTGATGCCTCTGGCCGATCTGGCGGTGGATCTGCATTCGGGCGGGACAGGCTGCAACTATCTGGACGCGGCCTATCTGTGCCTCACCGGCGATGCCGCGCGCGATGGCCAGACGCGCGATCTGGCACGCGCAATGGGCCTGCCATTTGCCATGGTCGTCCCGCCCAGCGACACGCCCGGCGATTTCGACAGCGCGGCCCATGATGCGGGCTGCGCGATGCTGTCCTGCGAGCTGGGCGGCGAGGGCAAGGTATCGCTCCGCGCGCTCGAGGCGGGCTGGCAGGGCGTGCTGCGCGTGCTTGCGGGTCAGGGTCTGCTGGCGGACGGGGTGGCCGAGCGGCTGGGCGCCGCCCCCGGCCCGCAGACACGCTTTCTCGACCTCGGCGCGGGCGCGGCGCATGTTACATCGGATCACCACGCGCTGGCCGAGCCGCTGGTGCGGATCGGGCAGAGTGTCGAGGCGGGCCAGCCCGTCGCGCTTCTGCGCGATCTCCACAGGCTGGACGCGGGCGCGCATGACTTGACGGCGTCCCGTGGCGGGGTGGTGGCGATCCAGCGGTCAGGCGGCATCGTCGCACCGGGCGACCATCTGGCGGTCATCTGCCCCGAATTGGACGCGCGTGGCCTCGATGCGCTGCTTGCGCAGGCAGGCGCCGCCTGA